Within Nitrososphaera sp., the genomic segment TTGCTTCGACGGAATATGTCTTGATTTCATCAACCAGCATGCCTAATTCGGTCAAGGCATCTGCAAGCTGCCTGTCAGCTTGCATGCTGCGCGGGACGATTATCCTTTTTCCGGCGGGGTTCTTGGACGAGAACAAATCGATCAGGCCTGCCGTCGAAAAGTTTGCTGGCATTTCGGCCTTGTCTATCCCAAATTCCATGAGGGCCTCGCGAGTTTTCGGGCCCACCGCGATCACACTTCTACTCTTGAGTTCAGAGACAAGACTCTCGCGGTTTGCAATTTCAAAAAGCACGCGAACCGACTGAGGGCTCAGAAATGCGCAGTAGTCGTGGTCCTTTTCCCGGAGGAGTTTTAGGAATGCATCCCCGGCTGCTTTTCCTGCAGGTCTAACCGACATTGTTCTGACCGGGATGACCCTGACTCCCTCCGGCGCCATCAGGGAAACGAATTCTCGGGCAGTTAACGCATCCCTGGTTATTGCAACAGTCTTGCCCTTAAGGCTCAATTAGGCGCCGTCGACCTTTTCCCTGAACCAGCCGCCAATCCGGCCCCGGACAGACACGACGTCGCCTATCACAATTATAGCAGGCGGCTTTACGCCGGAGCGCGCTGCCACCGATGCGATATTCTCAAGCGTACCCGTGACAGTCCGCTGCGACGGCGTAGTGCCGTTTTCCACAATCGCAACGGGAGTTGACGCTTTGCGTCCCGAGGATACCAGCTCGCGTGAAATCTGCTCGAGCTGGCCAATGCCCATCAAGACGACGATGGTGTCCGTAGCCTTGGCAAGCATGGACCAGTTCACCGACGAGGCCGAATCCTTCTTGCCTTCCT encodes:
- a CDS encoding uroporphyrinogen-III synthase, encoding MSLKGKTVAITRDALTAREFVSLMAPEGVRVIPVRTMSVRPAGKAAGDAFLKLLREKDHDYCAFLSPQSVRVLFEIANRESLVSELKSRSVIAVGPKTREALMEFGIDKAEMPANFSTAGLIDLFSSKNPAGKRIIVPRSMQADRQLADALTELGMLVDEIKTYSVEATKPSQELIEFATELSSRKIDAVVFTSASNVRNFFDILDSALSSSSRHGLGVDEIKRNIKAISIGPQTSTELQRKGVRFVESSEHTIKGVAELAKKVLV